The Vigna angularis cultivar LongXiaoDou No.4 chromosome 6, ASM1680809v1, whole genome shotgun sequence genome contains the following window.
ATGACTGTACAGGTTTTGTTCCTGAAAGATAGATAAAACATATGGGGATGTCGCTCAAACGCTTTATGCACTTTCTGTGGCAAACCAAAATACTTCTTGAGGCAAAACAACTTCTTCCTCTCGGCTGAATGCTCAACAAAAAGGGAAAGTAGTTCATGAAGAACTCCTACAAGTCTTTTCTCAACTATGTCACTATTTCGATGGAAGCTTGAAATATCATCATAAGGTGAAATATAAGGAAGCTTCTGAAATTCATTTAGCCAGTTCTCAATTTTTGTCCTCAACCGTAAACCCTTTGATGGGTAAAATggaaattcaatggcttccaTTGGACCCCCAGTGTACAAACCTCTTTTCATGGCATTTTTCTCCATTGCAGAATAAATCTTTTCTCCACTGTCAAGAGTCAACCCTTTCAATCCATCTTCCATCTCTATAAACTTGAAAGATTCATCAAGATTTTGCTCAGGGTACTGCAGAAAATCATTAGGCAACCCCAAATACCATTGCATCCCTTGAATTATCTTCAAAGGTAGCACATTCTCTCTGGTCATCAATATCATCTTCCTCAACCTGGCCTTTAACTCCCCTCTGCATTCTTCATATACTCTCTTCTCATCCTTGTCAATCTCAGCAGCTTCCGGTGTCAACCTGAACCAAGGAAGATTGTATTTGGGACCAGTAAACTCCTCAAAGATGGACGGATATTGCCTCAGAAATCTTGCAACCTTCACGGGCACATCTAACTCTAACCCCCTCTTTGACACTGTGGAGATAGGAATGCACCCATTGGGATCCCGGACAATGCAGTTTTTCAGGGCAATGATAGGCTTGAGCTGAATGGACTCATGGATGTGCTCAATTGAGTCAAAGTACGAATCCTTTTTCCATTTCATACACACATTCACATAACTGTACCTCTGGAAGTTCAAGAAGGGAAGACTCTGGACCTTGTATTTATAGGAGAGTTTAACTGCTTTGGCTGTAGATTTCTTAAAGTTGAAAATCATGGAGAGAAAACTTCAAGGAAAAGTTTCTAATGAGATGAACGATGAAGCTAATAAAAATACATGGGTTTGTGATTGAAAACTACTCCTTGAGAGAGCGCATTATTATTGActaggaagagagagaaagagggatAGACCTGATGAAGATTAAGGAAAAGGTAATGATCAGGTAAAAATTAGAACAAAAGAACAAACCTCTATAACAATAATGGAACTATGATCGCAAAATAGTTAACAAACATGATGCACATTCCAAACAGAGCCAAAGCCTAGAAGCAATTGTCAGCTAACAGAGGAAATACTACACGTTAATTCTTCCTTTCAAAGCTCCACCATATTAAACTACTCCGTTCAGCCCTCTCATCTTCACTATGTAAACAACACCAGAATTTTCTTTATCCAGAAAAAAGTATACTACTGCACCAAACTCATTTCTATGTATTgaacaattcaaaatttctGCACCATTAAAACAAGTAACTCTACACTTAATTCTTCACCAAACAGCATGTACTCATTTTTTCTGAACTAAAAACAGCAAGCTAAAACAGCAACTATTTCTACTCTTAAATCTGGAGCAAAAACAATTATTGAGTCAGCTCTAGAAACTGAATTTCAGAAACCAAGTCCCAGCAGTAGACGTTAATCCCAAGGTATCATTCAATTTAGCAACACGCATAAATGAAGTAAATAACATCCAGGATTCATCCAATTAAAACCACTATGAGGAAAGCTAGAAATTACACCCTCAACTACTGCCcatttaattaaagtaaaaaaaataaaattcctaAGAAGGCTAGAATCAAATCTGCACCGGCAGATTTCTAGACTTCACGTTTCAAGGTTcgaaactgtttttttttttttctttttacatctAAACCTCATTGCCCCAAGGCCAATAAAACACTTATTTCATACATGAACTTTCAATCCAAAGATatgcatttgattagatatACCACCATTTATTGCACCAATTAGATAACAAGTCAGAATAATAAAACCAGAGAATACTTCCTAAGAGGAATAATGGCTACATCAATTTTATAGGGAAATAAATACAACAATACTAGATAGTGAATTTCAAGTGAAAAGGTCATATGAGATATATCAAGCAGGTATCAACCCACGAAGAAGCACATATGCACTGGATGAGGCAGGGCTTACCAACTAGGGCCAACAAGTAATACTCAGGTGGACACCACTGTCACCATAACCCCTATATCCTATTCAGTTTTGGCTTTATTGCAACAGTTTGGCATGATTTACTACTTGAATCAGAATAGAGGCAGTAAGGCATGGCCAATATACTCACCACAATTACTGCATACTGCTCCCAATACCAGTATACGTATACTTCTCAGCCCACTGACCAACTGTATTAGTCTAAAAACCCAAAATTCAATACTTAGAAGATCCATTTATGAGATACCAGGTTGGTGTATGTATCACTTTTCAAGTCTGCACCATAGGTCCTACTAGGAAACTCATTTATACTACATTCTACCTCACTATGCTTAATTAACTAAGGTTTAtattgttgggtctatcgagaaGGAAGTTCACCGGAGaaacacaaacaccaatgacaTCTGAACCCAACCACACAAGGGATtaacaccactctttacccaaaaccttaaggttatgggttaatgggtctttcacctttatataataggctctactttctcatttctatctaatGTGGGActgactcacacttggatttccaacatatatatatatatatatatatatatatatatgctgaATTAGGTACCGTAACCAACTCTGCAGGGATTCTCCATCTCAGTCAGAAATTCCTAGCACCTTGAGTGTATACATCTAACTCCAATTTTCTAACCACATTTCTGCTATACTAAACTATTCTCCCTATCAGACCAGTCAATTGCACTCACTCAATATTTACATACCTTAAAGCATTACTATACCCTGTCTATTTGGCTAACTACCAACTCTGCATAACATCCTTCCTTTCACAGATTCTTTCATAAGTCACAGCCAAAATGAATCACAATCACCCATTAAAATTCACTCTTATCAATTCTAACAACCTACCAAGTCAGACGTATAGTTCAATAGCTAAAAGGCAGGCCTCCACATAACAAGTCTAAACTGCTACCAAGTATATAAACAACTGATGATCAAAGTTCGACTGCCATATGAGTTTGTAAGGTTGATTAATAATAGCCTTAATTACTTCTAAGCACACTAGCCACACCTGTTAGTTACCGTATCAGCCCCTGTATCAATTGCATCAAGTATTTCCCACGGTTCTCTAAACTTTAC
Protein-coding sequences here:
- the LOC108343364 gene encoding protein WHAT'S THIS FACTOR 9, mitochondrial: MIFNFKKSTAKAVKLSYKYKVQSLPFLNFQRYSYVNVCMKWKKDSYFDSIEHIHESIQLKPIIALKNCIVRDPNGCIPISTVSKRGLELDVPVKVARFLRQYPSIFEEFTGPKYNLPWFRLTPEAAEIDKDEKRVYEECRGELKARLRKMILMTRENVLPLKIIQGMQWYLGLPNDFLQYPEQNLDESFKFIEMEDGLKGLTLDSGEKIYSAMEKNAMKRGLYTGGPMEAIEFPFYPSKGLRLRTKIENWLNEFQKLPYISPYDDISSFHRNSDIVEKRLVGVLHELLSLFVEHSAERKKLFCLKKYFGLPQKVHKAFERHPHMFYLSFRNKTCTVILKEAYRSNSAIEKHPLLRVRKKYIKLMKESEVILRNRRVKNRFYNCNAELDLDSNNLNERGHDMTSCSLEQVM